A part of Salmo trutta chromosome 15, fSalTru1.1, whole genome shotgun sequence genomic DNA contains:
- the LOC115149302 gene encoding protein strawberry notch homolog 1 isoform X1, translating to MVEDFPRITVKVFKMMDPGQDLLLAALSESGICPNDLFDFDPQDAAMPSPTPQSISISALGVDSGMEPTGVTAPPNPTGTIRHKPQPSTTTFVLNQLNQLPSLGTIVVTKPSTGGTARHTITVTKVVHTTPSALRGSTSTLTSSTALPSAVSTVVSSSTEQIQLKDLLRTGGLKGSSLVELMRLKPPQDIAQPVATAIATGTKIILVSTKMMHKPAELNNGIKEVSGKDAARIWVNDDVKVRSFSPTLKLPGMKEEEEAEEEEDEELGHAETYAEYMPMKLRIGLRHPDPVVETSSLSSVNPPNVWYRMSIPEETIDRGWLSALQLEAITYAAQQHETFLPNGDRASYLIGDGAGVGKGRTIAGIIYENYLLGRKRSLWFSVSNDLKYDAERDLKDIGAKNIPVYSLNKFKYGKISSKHNGSVKKGVIFATYSSLIGESQSGGKYKTRFKQLLHWCGQVFDGVPIQIVYDECHKAKNVCPIGSSKPTKTGLAVLELQNKLPKARVVYASATGASEPRNMAYMSRLGIWGEGTPFREFSNFIQAVERRGVGAMEIVAMDMKLRGMYIARQLSFTGVTFKIEEVPLTTHYIKMYNKSVRLWVAAREKFQAAANLMDAEQRMKKSMWGQFWSAHQRFFKYLCIASKVRRVVQLAREEVKNGKCVVIGLQSTGEARTLEALEEGGGELNDFVSTAKGVLQSLVEKHFPAPDRGKLFSLLGIDLPAMKTPFPSEAAAEQKGKKRKGANIKKAEKRKRKSGGLSGNSSDDSKSEESHKDDAESDDSFKSVSSGEDDEDDFNPFKDDSSEDEEDDPWLSGKRKGVKKCKEKKKKKSIDPDSIHSALLASGLGSIRPAFTTPTVKTSSTPAIAKVEVDDSCMTSQDAVEDAQQMKRDLLDQLEKLAQDLPPNTLDELIDELGGPDNVAEMTGRKGRVVSNDDGSISYESRSELDVPVEILNLTEKQRFMDGEKNIAIISEAASSGISLQADRRVKNQRRRVHMTLELPWSADRAIQQFGRTHRSNQVTAPEYVFLISELAGEQRFASIVAKRLESLGALTHGDRRATETRDLSRFNFDNKYGRNALEIVMKSIVNLDFPLVNPPSNFEGDFYKEILHGLIGVGLINVEDRSGILSLDKDYNNIGKFLNRILGMAVQEQNALFQYFSDTLAAVILNAKKNGRYDMGILDLGSGDEKVKKMEAKKFLTPGYSTSGHVELYTVSVERGMSWEDATHAWAEQSGPDDGFYVQIRNNKKTAILVKEVNSKKRLFLVYRPNTGKQLKLEAYADIKKKCKKVLSDDAKQHWIDQYQSSAEICSHAYWRGNCKKVSMGLQCEVGLRCRTYYVLCGSVLSVWTKVEGVLASVSGTNIKMQIVRLRTEDGQRIVGLIIPINCVSPLTNILSSSDQSQQLAVQQQQKWQQLHPQSLSHMHNMGSPPSLT from the exons ATGGTTGAGGATTTCCCGAGGATCACAGTAAAAGTGTTCAAA ATGATGGATCCTGGACAGGATTTGCTCCTAGCAGCCCTGAGCGAGAGCGGCATCTGCCCTAACGACCTGTTTGACTTTGACCCTCAGGATGCTGCAATGCCCTCTCCCACCCCACAG TCCATCTCCATCAGTGCCCTGGGTGTTGACTCTGGGATGGAGCCAACGGGAGTCACAGCTCCACCCAATCCTACAGGCACAATCAGG CACAAGCCTCAACCCTCAACCACCACATTTGTCTTAAATCAACTGAATCAGTTGCCATCGCTGGGAACAATCGTTGTGACCAAGCCCTCAACTGGAGGCACGGCCAGACATACCATCACAGTCACCAAGGTAGTCCATACCACTCCCTCAGCCCTGCGGGGGTCCACTTCCACACTCACCTCCTCCACGGCTCTCCCCTCCGCAGTCTCCACAGTGGTTTCTTCCAGCACAGAGCAG ATCCAGCTGAAGGACCTGTTGAGGACAGGCGGTCTGAAGGGTAGTAGTCTGGTGGAACTCATGAGGCTCAAGCCGCCGCAAGACATCGCCCAGCCGGTCGCCACAGCAATAGCCACAGGCACCA AGATAATATTGGTCTCGACAAAGATGATGCATAAACCAG CGGAACTGAACAACGGTATAAAGGAGGTGTCAGGTAAAGACGCCGCTCGGATCTGGGTGAACGACGACGTTAAAGTGCGGAGCTTCTCACCTACACTA AAACTCCCAGgaatgaaagaggaggaggaggctgaggaagaggaggatgaagagttGGGTCATGCTGAGACATACGCTGAGTACATGCCCATGAAAT TGCGGATCGGGCTGCGTCACCCAGACCCGGTTGTGGAGACAAGCTCCCTGTCCAGTGTGAATCCTCCCAATGTGTGGTACAGAATGTCCATACCGGAGGAGACCATCGACCGCGGCTGGCTGTCTGCTCTGCAGCTGGAGGCCATCACATACGCTGCCCAG CAACATGAAACATTCCTCCCTAACGGCGACCGAGCGTCATATCTGATAGGAGACGGGGCCGGAGTGGGGAAGGGCCGGACCATCGCTGGGATAATCTACGAGAACTACCTCCTGGGCAGAAAGAGATCACTCTG GTTCAGCGTTTCTAATGACCTGAAGTATGATGCAGAGAGGGATCTGAAAGACATAGGAGCCAAGAACATTCCGGTCTATTCCCTTAACAAG TTTAAGTATGGTAAGATCTCGTCCAAACACAACGGCAGTGTGAAGAAGGGGGTGATCTTCGCTACGTACTCCTCTCTGATAGGAGAGAGCCAGTCTGGAGGGAAGTACAAGACCCGCTTCAAACAGCTGCTCCACTGGTGTGGACAGGTCTTTGACGGAGTC CCCATTCAGATTGTGTATGACGAGTGTCACAAAGCCAAAAATGTCTGTCCCATCGGCTCGTCCAAACCCACCAAGACTGGACTGGCCGTCCTGGAGCTGCAGAACAAACTGCCCAAGGCGCGGGTGGTGTACGCTAGCGCCACTG gtgcgTCTGAGCCCCGTAACATGGCCTACATGAGCAGGCTGGGCATCTGGGGGGAGGGGACCCCCTTCAGAGAGTTTAGCAACTTCATTCAGGCTGTGGAGCGCCG AGGTGTGGGTGCTATGGAGATAGTTGCCATGGATATGAAGCTGAGGGGGATGTACATCGCCAGGCAGCTGAGCTTCACGGGTGTCACGTTCAAGATTGAGGAGGTTCCTCTGACAACCCACTACATCAAGATGTACAACAAGTCTGTACGCCTA TGGGTGGCTGCGCGGGAAAAGTTCCAGGCGGCTGCTAACCTGATGGATGCAGAGCAGCGGATGAAGAAGTCCATGTGGGGTCAGTTCTGGTCGGCCCACCAGAGGTTCTTCAAGTACCTCTGCATCGCGTCCAAGGTCCGCAGGGTGGTGCAGCTTGCCAGGGAGGAGGTCAAAAACGGAAAG TGTGTTGTGATTGGTCTCCAGTCGACAGGAGAGGCCAGAACACTGGAGGCcctggaggaaggaggaggagagctcAACGACTTTGTCTCCACCGCCAA AGGTGTGCTCCAGTCCCTGGTAGAGAAGCACTTCCCAGCTCCAGACAGAGGAAAGCTGTTCAGCCTGCTGGGCATTGACCTGCCGGCCATGAAAACCCCCTTCCCCAGCGAGGCTGCAGCAGAGCAGAAGGGAAAGAAGAGGAAAG GTGCCAACATAAAGAAggcagagaagaggaagagaaagtCAGGTGGTCTGTCGGGGAACAGCTCTGACGACAGCAAATCAGAAGAGTCTCATAAGGACGATGCAGAGAGTGACGACAGCTTCAAGTCGGTCAGCTCGGGAGAAGATGACGAAGACGACTTCAATCCCTTCAAGGATGACTCCAgcgaggatgaggaggatg ACCCCTGGCTGTCTGGAAAGAGGAAAGGGGTGAAGAAATgcaaggagaagaagaagaagaagagcatTGACCCAGACTCTATCCACAGTGCCTTGTTAGCCTCTGGCCTGGGCTCCATCAGGCCTGCTTTCACCACCCCCACAGTCAAGACCTCCAGCACACCTGCCATAG CCAAGGTAGAGGTAGATGACAGCTGTATGACCAGTCAGGATGCTGTGGAAGATGCTCAGCAGATGAAGAGAGATCTGTTGGACCAGCTAGAGAAGCTGGCTCAGGATCTACCTCCCAACACTCTGGATGAACTCATAGATGAGCTGGGAGGACCTGACAACGTGGCTGAG ATGACTGGGCGTAAAGGCCGGGTGGTCAGTAACGACGATGGCAGCATCTCCTACGAGTCTCGGTCTGAGCTGGATGTTCCTGTGGAGATCCTCAACCTCACAGAGAAACAGAGGTTCATGGACGGAGAGAAG AACATAGCCATCATCTCGGAAGCGGCCAGCTCGGGCATCTCCCTGCAGGCTGACCGGCGAGTGAAGAACCAGAGGAGGAGGGTCCACATGACCCTGGAGCTACCCTGGAGTGCAGACAGAGCCATACAGCAGTTTG GGAGGACCCATAGGTCTAACCAGGTGACTGCTCCTGAGTATGTGTTCCTCATCTCTGAGCTGGCTGGGGAACAGAGGTTTGCCTCCATTGTGGCCAAGAGACTGGAGAGCCTG GGTGCCCTCACCCATGGAGACAGAAGAGCAACAGAGACGAGAGATCTCAGCAGGTTCAACTTCGACAACAAA TATGGCAGAAATGCTCTGGAGATTGTGATGAAGTCCATCGTTAACCTGGACTTTCCGTTAGTGAATCCTCCATCGAACTTCGAAGGGGATTTCTACAAAG AGATCCTTCATGGGTTGATCGGAGTGGGTCTGATCAATGTGGAGGACAGATCAGGGATCCTGTCTCTAGACAAAG ACTACAACAACATAGGGAAGTTCCTGAACCGTATCCTGGGGATGGCGGTGCAGGAGCAGAACGCTCTGTTCCAGTACTTTTCTGACACGCTGGCAGCCGTCATACTGAACGCCAAGAAGAATGGACGCTACGACATGGGCATTCTGG ACCTAGGTTCTGGGGATGAGAAGGTGAAGAAGATGGAAGCCAAAAAGTTCCTGACTCCAGGCTACTCCACCTCCGGACATGTGGAGCTCTACACG GTGAGTGTGGAGAGAGGCATGTCCTGGGAGGATGCTACCCATGCCTGGGCCGAGCAGAGTGGACCCGATGATGGCTTCTATGTACAG ATAAGGAACAACAAGAAGACTGCTATCTTGGTGAAGGAGGTGAACAGTAAGAAGAGGCTGTTCCTGGTCTACAGACCCAACACAGGCAAACAGCTGAAACTGGAGGCCTACGCTGACATCAAGAAGAAGTGTAAAAAGGTGCTGTCAGATGATGCCAAGCAGCACTGGATCGACCAGTACCAGTCTTCAGCTGAGATCTGCTCTCATGCCTACTG gcgTGGTAACTGTAAGAAGGTGTCGATGGGTCTGCAGTGTGAGGTGGGTCTGCGCTGCAGGACGTACTATGTGCTGTGTGGATCTGTGCTAAGTGTGTGGACCAAGGTGGAGGGAGTCCTGGCCTCCGTCAGCGGAACCAACATCAAGATGCAGATCGTTCGTCTCAGGACGGAGGACGGGCAAAGGATTGTGG GCCTGATCATTCCAATTAACTGCGTCTCTCCTCTGACCAACATCCTGTCGTCGTCTGACCAGTCTCAGCAACTGGCCGTTCAGCAGCAGCAGAAGTGGCAGCAGCTGCACCCTCAGAGCCTCAGCCACATGCATAACATGGGTTCACCACCCAGTCTGACCTGA
- the LOC115149302 gene encoding protein strawberry notch homolog 1 isoform X2 produces the protein MVEDFPRITVKVFKMMDPGQDLLLAALSESGICPNDLFDFDPQDAAMPSPTPQSISISALGVDSGMEPTGVTAPPNPTGTIRHKPQPSTTTFVLNQLNQLPSLGTIVVTKPSTGGTARHTITVTKVVHTTPSALRGSTSTLTSSTALPSAVSTVVSSSTEQIQLKDLLRTGGLKGSSLVELMRLKPPQDIAQPVATAIATGTKIILVSTKMMHKPAELNNGIKEVSGKDAARIWVNDDVKVRSFSPTLKLPGMKEEEEAEEEEDEELGHAETYAEYMPMKLRIGLRHPDPVVETSSLSSVNPPNVWYRMSIPEETIDRGWLSALQLEAITYAAQQHETFLPNGDRASYLIGDGAGVGKGRTIAGIIYENYLLGRKRSLWFSVSNDLKYDAERDLKDIGAKNIPVYSLNKFKYGKISSKHNGSVKKGVIFATYSSLIGESQSGGKYKTRFKQLLHWCGQVFDGVIVYDECHKAKNVCPIGSSKPTKTGLAVLELQNKLPKARVVYASATGASEPRNMAYMSRLGIWGEGTPFREFSNFIQAVERRGVGAMEIVAMDMKLRGMYIARQLSFTGVTFKIEEVPLTTHYIKMYNKSVRLWVAAREKFQAAANLMDAEQRMKKSMWGQFWSAHQRFFKYLCIASKVRRVVQLAREEVKNGKCVVIGLQSTGEARTLEALEEGGGELNDFVSTAKGVLQSLVEKHFPAPDRGKLFSLLGIDLPAMKTPFPSEAAAEQKGKKRKGANIKKAEKRKRKSGGLSGNSSDDSKSEESHKDDAESDDSFKSVSSGEDDEDDFNPFKDDSSEDEEDDPWLSGKRKGVKKCKEKKKKKSIDPDSIHSALLASGLGSIRPAFTTPTVKTSSTPAIAKVEVDDSCMTSQDAVEDAQQMKRDLLDQLEKLAQDLPPNTLDELIDELGGPDNVAEMTGRKGRVVSNDDGSISYESRSELDVPVEILNLTEKQRFMDGEKNIAIISEAASSGISLQADRRVKNQRRRVHMTLELPWSADRAIQQFGRTHRSNQVTAPEYVFLISELAGEQRFASIVAKRLESLGALTHGDRRATETRDLSRFNFDNKYGRNALEIVMKSIVNLDFPLVNPPSNFEGDFYKEILHGLIGVGLINVEDRSGILSLDKDYNNIGKFLNRILGMAVQEQNALFQYFSDTLAAVILNAKKNGRYDMGILDLGSGDEKVKKMEAKKFLTPGYSTSGHVELYTVSVERGMSWEDATHAWAEQSGPDDGFYVQIRNNKKTAILVKEVNSKKRLFLVYRPNTGKQLKLEAYADIKKKCKKVLSDDAKQHWIDQYQSSAEICSHAYWRGNCKKVSMGLQCEVGLRCRTYYVLCGSVLSVWTKVEGVLASVSGTNIKMQIVRLRTEDGQRIVGLIIPINCVSPLTNILSSSDQSQQLAVQQQQKWQQLHPQSLSHMHNMGSPPSLT, from the exons ATGGTTGAGGATTTCCCGAGGATCACAGTAAAAGTGTTCAAA ATGATGGATCCTGGACAGGATTTGCTCCTAGCAGCCCTGAGCGAGAGCGGCATCTGCCCTAACGACCTGTTTGACTTTGACCCTCAGGATGCTGCAATGCCCTCTCCCACCCCACAG TCCATCTCCATCAGTGCCCTGGGTGTTGACTCTGGGATGGAGCCAACGGGAGTCACAGCTCCACCCAATCCTACAGGCACAATCAGG CACAAGCCTCAACCCTCAACCACCACATTTGTCTTAAATCAACTGAATCAGTTGCCATCGCTGGGAACAATCGTTGTGACCAAGCCCTCAACTGGAGGCACGGCCAGACATACCATCACAGTCACCAAGGTAGTCCATACCACTCCCTCAGCCCTGCGGGGGTCCACTTCCACACTCACCTCCTCCACGGCTCTCCCCTCCGCAGTCTCCACAGTGGTTTCTTCCAGCACAGAGCAG ATCCAGCTGAAGGACCTGTTGAGGACAGGCGGTCTGAAGGGTAGTAGTCTGGTGGAACTCATGAGGCTCAAGCCGCCGCAAGACATCGCCCAGCCGGTCGCCACAGCAATAGCCACAGGCACCA AGATAATATTGGTCTCGACAAAGATGATGCATAAACCAG CGGAACTGAACAACGGTATAAAGGAGGTGTCAGGTAAAGACGCCGCTCGGATCTGGGTGAACGACGACGTTAAAGTGCGGAGCTTCTCACCTACACTA AAACTCCCAGgaatgaaagaggaggaggaggctgaggaagaggaggatgaagagttGGGTCATGCTGAGACATACGCTGAGTACATGCCCATGAAAT TGCGGATCGGGCTGCGTCACCCAGACCCGGTTGTGGAGACAAGCTCCCTGTCCAGTGTGAATCCTCCCAATGTGTGGTACAGAATGTCCATACCGGAGGAGACCATCGACCGCGGCTGGCTGTCTGCTCTGCAGCTGGAGGCCATCACATACGCTGCCCAG CAACATGAAACATTCCTCCCTAACGGCGACCGAGCGTCATATCTGATAGGAGACGGGGCCGGAGTGGGGAAGGGCCGGACCATCGCTGGGATAATCTACGAGAACTACCTCCTGGGCAGAAAGAGATCACTCTG GTTCAGCGTTTCTAATGACCTGAAGTATGATGCAGAGAGGGATCTGAAAGACATAGGAGCCAAGAACATTCCGGTCTATTCCCTTAACAAG TTTAAGTATGGTAAGATCTCGTCCAAACACAACGGCAGTGTGAAGAAGGGGGTGATCTTCGCTACGTACTCCTCTCTGATAGGAGAGAGCCAGTCTGGAGGGAAGTACAAGACCCGCTTCAAACAGCTGCTCCACTGGTGTGGACAGGTCTTTGACGGAGTC ATTGTGTATGACGAGTGTCACAAAGCCAAAAATGTCTGTCCCATCGGCTCGTCCAAACCCACCAAGACTGGACTGGCCGTCCTGGAGCTGCAGAACAAACTGCCCAAGGCGCGGGTGGTGTACGCTAGCGCCACTG gtgcgTCTGAGCCCCGTAACATGGCCTACATGAGCAGGCTGGGCATCTGGGGGGAGGGGACCCCCTTCAGAGAGTTTAGCAACTTCATTCAGGCTGTGGAGCGCCG AGGTGTGGGTGCTATGGAGATAGTTGCCATGGATATGAAGCTGAGGGGGATGTACATCGCCAGGCAGCTGAGCTTCACGGGTGTCACGTTCAAGATTGAGGAGGTTCCTCTGACAACCCACTACATCAAGATGTACAACAAGTCTGTACGCCTA TGGGTGGCTGCGCGGGAAAAGTTCCAGGCGGCTGCTAACCTGATGGATGCAGAGCAGCGGATGAAGAAGTCCATGTGGGGTCAGTTCTGGTCGGCCCACCAGAGGTTCTTCAAGTACCTCTGCATCGCGTCCAAGGTCCGCAGGGTGGTGCAGCTTGCCAGGGAGGAGGTCAAAAACGGAAAG TGTGTTGTGATTGGTCTCCAGTCGACAGGAGAGGCCAGAACACTGGAGGCcctggaggaaggaggaggagagctcAACGACTTTGTCTCCACCGCCAA AGGTGTGCTCCAGTCCCTGGTAGAGAAGCACTTCCCAGCTCCAGACAGAGGAAAGCTGTTCAGCCTGCTGGGCATTGACCTGCCGGCCATGAAAACCCCCTTCCCCAGCGAGGCTGCAGCAGAGCAGAAGGGAAAGAAGAGGAAAG GTGCCAACATAAAGAAggcagagaagaggaagagaaagtCAGGTGGTCTGTCGGGGAACAGCTCTGACGACAGCAAATCAGAAGAGTCTCATAAGGACGATGCAGAGAGTGACGACAGCTTCAAGTCGGTCAGCTCGGGAGAAGATGACGAAGACGACTTCAATCCCTTCAAGGATGACTCCAgcgaggatgaggaggatg ACCCCTGGCTGTCTGGAAAGAGGAAAGGGGTGAAGAAATgcaaggagaagaagaagaagaagagcatTGACCCAGACTCTATCCACAGTGCCTTGTTAGCCTCTGGCCTGGGCTCCATCAGGCCTGCTTTCACCACCCCCACAGTCAAGACCTCCAGCACACCTGCCATAG CCAAGGTAGAGGTAGATGACAGCTGTATGACCAGTCAGGATGCTGTGGAAGATGCTCAGCAGATGAAGAGAGATCTGTTGGACCAGCTAGAGAAGCTGGCTCAGGATCTACCTCCCAACACTCTGGATGAACTCATAGATGAGCTGGGAGGACCTGACAACGTGGCTGAG ATGACTGGGCGTAAAGGCCGGGTGGTCAGTAACGACGATGGCAGCATCTCCTACGAGTCTCGGTCTGAGCTGGATGTTCCTGTGGAGATCCTCAACCTCACAGAGAAACAGAGGTTCATGGACGGAGAGAAG AACATAGCCATCATCTCGGAAGCGGCCAGCTCGGGCATCTCCCTGCAGGCTGACCGGCGAGTGAAGAACCAGAGGAGGAGGGTCCACATGACCCTGGAGCTACCCTGGAGTGCAGACAGAGCCATACAGCAGTTTG GGAGGACCCATAGGTCTAACCAGGTGACTGCTCCTGAGTATGTGTTCCTCATCTCTGAGCTGGCTGGGGAACAGAGGTTTGCCTCCATTGTGGCCAAGAGACTGGAGAGCCTG GGTGCCCTCACCCATGGAGACAGAAGAGCAACAGAGACGAGAGATCTCAGCAGGTTCAACTTCGACAACAAA TATGGCAGAAATGCTCTGGAGATTGTGATGAAGTCCATCGTTAACCTGGACTTTCCGTTAGTGAATCCTCCATCGAACTTCGAAGGGGATTTCTACAAAG AGATCCTTCATGGGTTGATCGGAGTGGGTCTGATCAATGTGGAGGACAGATCAGGGATCCTGTCTCTAGACAAAG ACTACAACAACATAGGGAAGTTCCTGAACCGTATCCTGGGGATGGCGGTGCAGGAGCAGAACGCTCTGTTCCAGTACTTTTCTGACACGCTGGCAGCCGTCATACTGAACGCCAAGAAGAATGGACGCTACGACATGGGCATTCTGG ACCTAGGTTCTGGGGATGAGAAGGTGAAGAAGATGGAAGCCAAAAAGTTCCTGACTCCAGGCTACTCCACCTCCGGACATGTGGAGCTCTACACG GTGAGTGTGGAGAGAGGCATGTCCTGGGAGGATGCTACCCATGCCTGGGCCGAGCAGAGTGGACCCGATGATGGCTTCTATGTACAG ATAAGGAACAACAAGAAGACTGCTATCTTGGTGAAGGAGGTGAACAGTAAGAAGAGGCTGTTCCTGGTCTACAGACCCAACACAGGCAAACAGCTGAAACTGGAGGCCTACGCTGACATCAAGAAGAAGTGTAAAAAGGTGCTGTCAGATGATGCCAAGCAGCACTGGATCGACCAGTACCAGTCTTCAGCTGAGATCTGCTCTCATGCCTACTG gcgTGGTAACTGTAAGAAGGTGTCGATGGGTCTGCAGTGTGAGGTGGGTCTGCGCTGCAGGACGTACTATGTGCTGTGTGGATCTGTGCTAAGTGTGTGGACCAAGGTGGAGGGAGTCCTGGCCTCCGTCAGCGGAACCAACATCAAGATGCAGATCGTTCGTCTCAGGACGGAGGACGGGCAAAGGATTGTGG GCCTGATCATTCCAATTAACTGCGTCTCTCCTCTGACCAACATCCTGTCGTCGTCTGACCAGTCTCAGCAACTGGCCGTTCAGCAGCAGCAGAAGTGGCAGCAGCTGCACCCTCAGAGCCTCAGCCACATGCATAACATGGGTTCACCACCCAGTCTGACCTGA